Proteins co-encoded in one Paraburkholderia edwinii genomic window:
- a CDS encoding PRC-barrel domain-containing protein has product MSVTANAIAQGAPQSVTERRVDVVQTGQGFRASKLAGATVYNRDKERIGTIDDLILSPADRNAFAILSVGGFLGMGKHYVAVPFSSLQISDKQVLMPDATKQSIEALPEFKYATD; this is encoded by the coding sequence ATGAGCGTGACGGCAAACGCCATCGCGCAAGGCGCGCCGCAGTCGGTGACCGAAAGGCGCGTCGACGTCGTTCAGACGGGGCAGGGTTTTCGCGCCTCGAAGCTCGCCGGCGCGACCGTATACAACCGCGACAAGGAGCGCATCGGCACGATCGACGACCTGATCCTTTCGCCTGCGGATCGCAATGCGTTCGCGATTCTGTCGGTCGGCGGCTTTCTTGGGATGGGCAAGCACTACGTCGCGGTACCGTTCAGCAGTCTGCAGATCAGCGACAAGCAGGTGCTGATGCCCGACGCGACGAAGCAGTCGATCGAAGCGCTGCCCGAATTCAAGTACGCGACGGACTGA
- a CDS encoding metallophosphoesterase family protein — protein sequence MGSTSSAGSKAARIGLISDTHNLVRPEALQHLEGCDAIVHAGDICEPAVLDALREIAPLTAVRGNNDIGAWAAALPTHATLTVQDVTILVVHDIADVGKNVQRDGVRVVVTGHSHKPLIDERDGVLYVNPGSAGPRRFRLPISAGMLLIDGAQVHATLHTLIA from the coding sequence ATGGGTTCGACATCTTCGGCCGGTTCGAAAGCGGCTCGCATCGGTTTGATTTCCGATACGCATAATCTCGTGCGGCCCGAAGCGCTTCAGCATCTCGAAGGGTGCGATGCCATCGTTCATGCCGGTGACATATGCGAGCCGGCGGTGCTCGACGCATTGCGCGAGATCGCGCCGCTCACCGCGGTGCGCGGCAACAACGATATCGGCGCATGGGCCGCGGCCTTGCCGACGCACGCCACACTGACCGTGCAGGATGTGACGATTCTCGTCGTCCACGATATCGCCGATGTCGGCAAGAACGTACAGCGCGATGGCGTACGCGTTGTTGTCACCGGGCATTCGCACAAGCCGCTGATCGACGAGCGCGACGGCGTGCTGTATGTGAACCCGGGAAGCGCCGGGCCGAGGCGCTTCAGGCTGCCGATCTCCGCGGGCATGTTGCTGATCGATGGCGCGCAGGTTCATGCGACGCTGCATACGTTGATCGCGTGA
- the proP gene encoding glycine betaine/L-proline transporter ProP, with protein sequence MTASSNGFWRNNNNDNRLSLNDITIVDNSLLKRAVGAMALGNAMEWFDFGVYSYIAVTLGKVFFPSSSPSAQLIATFGTFAAAFLVRPIGGMVFGPLGDRIGRQRVLAMTMIMMAVGTFAIGLIPSYSSIGVMAPVLLLVARLVQGFSTGGEYGGAATFIAEFSTDRRRGFMGSFLEFGTLVGYIFGAGTVAVLTATLSQDALLSWGWRVPFMIAGPLGLVGLYIRLKLEETPAFKKEAEAREAEEKSRPKQTLGELLAQQWKPLLLCVGLVLIFNVTDYMALSYLPSYLSATLHFNETHGLFLVLLVMVLMMPMTLFAGRLSDTIGRRPVMLFGCVGLFVLAVPALLLIRMGTVLPVFAGLLILGALLSTFTGVMPSALPALFPTKIRYGALAIGFNVSVSLFGGTTPLVAAWLVEHTGNLMMPAYYLMGASLIGIVSVVALRETAKKPLLGSAPCVATRAEAHAVLRGQREAEELEEAYAATAAVRA encoded by the coding sequence TTGACCGCTTCCAGCAACGGCTTCTGGCGAAATAACAATAACGACAATCGTCTTTCGCTCAACGACATCACGATCGTCGACAACAGCCTTCTCAAACGCGCCGTCGGCGCCATGGCGCTCGGCAACGCCATGGAATGGTTCGACTTCGGCGTGTACAGCTATATCGCCGTGACGCTCGGCAAAGTCTTCTTTCCGTCCAGCAGCCCCTCTGCGCAGCTCATCGCCACCTTCGGCACATTCGCGGCCGCGTTCCTCGTGCGCCCGATCGGCGGCATGGTGTTCGGTCCTCTGGGCGACCGCATCGGTCGCCAGCGCGTGCTCGCAATGACGATGATCATGATGGCGGTCGGCACCTTCGCGATCGGCCTGATTCCGAGCTATTCGTCGATCGGCGTCATGGCGCCCGTGTTGCTGCTCGTCGCGCGTCTCGTGCAGGGCTTTTCGACGGGCGGCGAATACGGCGGCGCGGCCACCTTCATCGCCGAGTTTTCGACCGACCGGCGGCGCGGCTTCATGGGCAGCTTCCTCGAATTCGGCACGCTGGTCGGCTATATCTTCGGCGCGGGTACTGTCGCCGTGCTGACTGCGACGCTGTCGCAGGACGCGTTGCTGTCGTGGGGCTGGCGCGTGCCGTTCATGATCGCGGGGCCGCTGGGTCTCGTGGGCCTCTATATCCGTCTGAAGCTCGAAGAAACGCCGGCGTTCAAGAAGGAAGCCGAAGCGCGTGAAGCGGAAGAGAAGTCGCGTCCGAAACAGACGCTCGGCGAACTGCTCGCGCAGCAATGGAAGCCGCTGCTGCTGTGCGTGGGCCTCGTGCTGATCTTCAACGTGACCGACTATATGGCGCTGTCTTACCTGCCGAGCTATCTGTCGGCGACGCTGCACTTCAACGAAACGCACGGCCTCTTCCTCGTGCTGCTCGTGATGGTGCTGATGATGCCGATGACGCTCTTCGCCGGCCGCCTGTCGGATACGATCGGCCGCAGGCCCGTGATGCTGTTCGGTTGCGTCGGTCTTTTCGTGCTGGCTGTGCCCGCGCTGCTGCTGATCCGAATGGGCACGGTGCTGCCGGTGTTTGCCGGCCTGCTGATTCTCGGCGCGCTGCTCTCGACGTTCACCGGCGTAATGCCGTCGGCGCTGCCCGCGCTGTTCCCGACGAAGATCCGCTACGGCGCGCTGGCAATCGGCTTCAACGTATCGGTATCGCTGTTCGGCGGCACGACGCCGCTCGTCGCCGCGTGGCTCGTCGAGCACACGGGCAATCTGATGATGCCCGCGTACTACCTGATGGGCGCGTCGCTGATCGGCATCGTGTCGGTGGTGGCGTTGCGCGAGACCGCGAAGAAACCGCTGCTCGGCTCGGCGCCTTGCGTGGCGACGCGTGCCGAAGCACATGCGGTGCTGCGCGGTCAGCGTGAGGCGGAAGAACTCGAAGAAGCGTATGCGGCAACGGCCGCGGTGCGCGCTTAA
- a CDS encoding glutathione S-transferase: MQLIGMLDSPFVRRVAISLAMYGIPYEHCALSVFRHFDEFSKTNPAVKAPTLVTDDGTTLTDSTLILDYLERMAAPERRLMPEDLGTRGKALHLIGFALAACEKTMHTVYENLLRPEEKRHDPWLERVQRQLHGAYDQLETALAMHHATKRDAWLIGERMMQPDITVAIAWRFTQYMLPGVVDPARYPALVAFSARAEALPVFIDTPLE; encoded by the coding sequence ATGCAACTGATCGGCATGCTCGATTCCCCGTTCGTGCGTCGCGTCGCGATCTCGCTGGCGATGTACGGCATTCCGTACGAGCACTGTGCGCTATCGGTGTTTCGTCACTTCGACGAATTCTCGAAAACGAACCCGGCCGTCAAGGCGCCGACGCTCGTCACCGACGACGGCACGACCCTGACCGACTCGACGCTAATCCTCGACTACCTCGAGCGCATGGCCGCTCCTGAGCGGCGGCTGATGCCCGAAGACCTCGGCACGCGCGGCAAAGCGCTGCATCTGATCGGCTTCGCGCTCGCCGCGTGCGAAAAGACCATGCACACCGTCTACGAGAACCTGCTGCGGCCGGAGGAGAAACGGCATGATCCGTGGCTCGAGCGCGTCCAGCGTCAGTTGCACGGCGCATATGATCAGTTGGAAACGGCGCTGGCCATGCATCACGCGACGAAACGCGATGCGTGGCTGATCGGCGAGCGGATGATGCAGCCTGATATCACGGTCGCGATTGCGTGGCGCTTCACGCAGTACATGTTGCCGGGCGTCGTCGATCCGGCACGTTATCCGGCGCTCGTCGCGTTTTCCGCGCGTGCCGAGGCGTTGCCCGTGTTTATCGATACGCCGCTCGAGTAG
- a CDS encoding FAD-containing oxidoreductase yields the protein MPQHFDAIVIGTGQGGSPLAVRLGKSGRKTAVVERELFGGTCVNVGCTPTKAYVASARTAHVARHAAEYGVHVSGDVTVDLAEVKARKDRIIGQSRTGVEKWLRTAQNVSVFTGHARFIGPHRISITDHEGRIVDELSADEFFLNTGTRPVIPKIDGLERIRHFTNSSLLDLTELPEHLVIVGASYIALEFAQVFRRFGSRVTVLSRGERVLGREDADFSDAVQKVLAREGIAFRFNSAPVRIEPLNGEGSTAARVSCASGIPVEGSHLLFATGRRPNTDDLGLDAAGVQVDAHGTIPVDGQLRTNVPGIWAIGDVNGRGAFTHTSYDDFQIVAANLLDNGKRSVDDRIMAYAVFVDPPLARVGLSETDVRQSGRAALISTMPMTRVGRARERGETDGFMKVLVDAQTKQILGATILGIEGDEAIHTIIDIMTARAPYPTLQYAVHIHPTISELVPTLLDGLKPLE from the coding sequence ATGCCACAGCACTTCGACGCAATCGTGATCGGTACAGGGCAAGGCGGCTCGCCGCTCGCGGTACGGCTCGGCAAAAGCGGCCGCAAAACGGCCGTTGTCGAGCGCGAGCTGTTCGGCGGAACCTGCGTAAACGTCGGCTGCACGCCGACTAAAGCCTATGTCGCGAGCGCGCGTACGGCGCATGTGGCGCGCCACGCCGCCGAATACGGCGTGCACGTGAGCGGCGACGTGACCGTCGATCTCGCCGAAGTGAAGGCGCGCAAGGACCGCATCATCGGCCAGTCGCGCACCGGCGTGGAGAAGTGGCTGCGCACGGCGCAGAATGTGTCGGTGTTCACGGGCCACGCGCGCTTTATCGGCCCGCATCGAATCTCGATCACCGACCACGAAGGCCGCATCGTCGACGAACTGAGCGCCGACGAATTCTTCCTGAACACCGGCACGCGCCCGGTCATCCCGAAGATCGACGGTCTCGAGCGGATCCGCCACTTCACGAACTCATCGCTGCTCGATCTGACCGAGCTCCCCGAGCATCTGGTGATTGTCGGCGCAAGCTATATCGCGCTCGAATTCGCGCAGGTGTTCCGCCGCTTCGGCAGCCGAGTCACGGTGCTCTCGCGCGGCGAACGTGTGCTGGGCCGCGAAGACGCGGACTTCTCGGACGCCGTGCAAAAGGTGCTTGCGCGCGAGGGCATTGCGTTTCGTTTCAACTCGGCACCGGTGCGCATCGAGCCGCTGAACGGCGAAGGCTCGACCGCTGCGCGCGTGTCGTGCGCCTCCGGCATTCCCGTGGAAGGATCGCATCTGCTGTTCGCGACCGGCCGCAGGCCGAACACCGACGATCTCGGTCTCGATGCCGCCGGTGTGCAGGTTGATGCGCACGGCACGATTCCGGTCGACGGCCAGTTGCGCACCAATGTGCCCGGCATCTGGGCAATCGGCGACGTCAACGGACGCGGCGCGTTCACGCACACGTCATACGACGATTTCCAGATCGTCGCGGCGAACTTGCTCGATAACGGCAAGCGCAGCGTGGACGACCGCATCATGGCGTACGCGGTGTTCGTCGACCCGCCGCTCGCGCGCGTCGGCTTATCGGAAACGGACGTTCGCCAATCGGGCCGCGCCGCGCTGATCTCGACGATGCCGATGACGCGCGTCGGCCGCGCACGCGAGCGTGGCGAGACCGACGGCTTTATGAAGGTGCTCGTCGATGCGCAAACGAAGCAGATTCTCGGTGCGACGATTCTCGGCATCGAAGGCGACGAGGCGATCCACACGATCATCGACATCATGACGGCGCGCGCACCGTATCCGACGCTGCAATATGCGGTCCATATCCATCCGACGATCAGCGAACTCGTGCCGACGCTGCTCGACGGTTTGAAGCCGCTCGAGTAG
- a CDS encoding TMEM175 family protein, with amino-acid sequence MGKGRIEAFSDGVIAIIITIMVLELKVPEGFDLESLRPVAPVFCAYVLSFIYVGIYWNNHHHMFHTVQKVNGATLWANLHLLFWLSLLPAVTHWLGESHLAAWPTALYGVVLFMAAIAYFILAHVMIRQHGPDSTLARALGRDRKGKLSLVLYLAGVVFGFVMPSVSVALYTFTAAIWLVPDRRIERVLKE; translated from the coding sequence ATGGGCAAAGGGCGAATCGAAGCGTTCAGCGATGGCGTGATCGCGATCATCATCACGATCATGGTGCTCGAGCTCAAGGTGCCCGAAGGTTTCGATCTCGAGTCGCTGCGGCCCGTTGCACCGGTGTTCTGCGCGTATGTGCTGAGCTTTATCTACGTCGGTATCTACTGGAACAACCATCACCATATGTTCCATACCGTGCAGAAGGTCAACGGCGCGACGCTCTGGGCCAATCTGCATTTGCTGTTCTGGCTGTCGCTGCTGCCCGCGGTCACGCACTGGCTCGGCGAGAGCCATCTGGCCGCGTGGCCGACGGCACTCTACGGCGTCGTGCTGTTTATGGCGGCGATCGCGTATTTCATTCTTGCCCACGTGATGATTCGCCAGCACGGTCCCGACTCGACGCTGGCTCGCGCACTCGGGCGCGACCGGAAGGGAAAGCTTTCCCTCGTACTGTATCTGGCCGGTGTCGTGTTCGGGTTCGTGATGCCATCGGTGTCGGTCGCGCTGTACACGTTCACCGCGGCGATCTGGCTTGTGCCGGATCGGCGCATCGAGCGTGTGCTCAAGGAGTGA